The Brassica oleracea var. oleracea cultivar TO1000 chromosome C6, BOL, whole genome shotgun sequence genome includes a region encoding these proteins:
- the LOC106299281 gene encoding putative F-box/kelch-repeat protein At2g44030, whose product MKKKKEESLSSSESPLSFLSLPHDIVFNTLARIPRTSNPNLSLVSKSFRSLLSSPGLEAARSLIGRPEKYLHVCLNLNNNPRWFILSQRELIPTPSFPYRHLKSSSAVSTGSETYIIGGELVVNGRKERSKRVFLIDFKTHQWRKLPNMRLSRKEAVV is encoded by the coding sequence ATGAAGAAGAAGAAAGAAGAATCATTATCATCGTCAGAGTCTCCTCTGTCGTTTTTGTCGTTACCGCACGACATCGTTTTCAACACTCTGGCTAGGATCCCTCGAACCAGTAATCCAAATCTATCTCTCGTCTCCAAGAGTTTCCGTTCACTCCTGTCTTCCCCTGGCCTCGAGGCCGCACGATCACTCATCGGAAGACCCGAGAAGTACCTCCACGTCTGCTTAAACCTCAATAACAACCCTAGATGGTTCATACTTTCCCAACGTGAGTTGATACCAACCCCTTCGTTTCCTTACCGACATCTCAAGTCCTCGAGTGCTGTCTCAACTGGTTCCGAGACTTACATAATCGGCGGTGAACTCGTGGTGAATGGAAGAAAGGAAAGAAGCAAAAGAGTTTTTCTAATCGATTTTAAAACTCATCAGTGGCGTAAACTCCCAAACATGCGTCTTTCTAGAAAAGAAGCAGTCGTTTAG
- the LOC106296897 gene encoding ESCRT-related protein CHMP1B, whose amino-acid sequence MGNTDKLMNQIFDLKFTSKSLQRQSRKCEKEEKAEKLKVKKAIEKGNMDGARIYAENAIRKRSEQMNYLRLASRLDAVVARLDTQAKMATITKSMTNIVKSLESSLATGNLQKMSETMDSFEKQFVNMEVQAEFMENAMAGSTSLSTPEGEVNSLMQQVADDYGLEVSVGLPQPAGHAIPTATEEKVGEDDLSRRLAELKARG is encoded by the exons ATGGGTAACACAGATAAGCTAATGAACCAAATATTCGACCTCAAATTCACCTCAAAATCTCTCCAAAGGCAGTCAAGGAAGTGCGAGAAGGAAGAGAAAGCAGAGAAACTCAAGGTGAAGAAGGCCATCGAGAAGGGTAACATGGATGGTGCTCGGATCTACGCCGAGAACGCCATTCGTAAACGCAGCGAGCAGATGAACTACCTCCGCCTCGCTTCTCGCCTGGACGCTGTTGTTGCGCGCTTAGACACTCAGGCTAAGATGGCCACCATCACCAAATCCATGACCAACATCGTCAAATCCCTCGAGTCTTCCCTCGCCACAG GCAATCTACAGAAGATGTCAGAGACTATGGATTCATTTGAGAAGCAGTTTGTGAACATGGAGGTCCAAGCTGAGTTCATGGAGAACGCTATGGCTGGTTCAACATCATTGTCCACTCCTGAAGGCGAAGTCAACAGCTTGATGCAGCAGGTAGCAGATGACTATGGTCTTGAAGTCTCTGTTGGACTACCTCAGCCTGCTGGTCATGCCATCCCTACTGCGACAGAGGAGAAAGTCGGTGAGGATGATTTGTCCAGGAGGCTTGCAGAGCTCAAGGCCAGAGGATGA
- the LOC106301010 gene encoding protein HOTHEAD — translation MFWFLQSPMALKLFLFALLISLPTSLSSTASKGKEQKLKFNPYRYTFIDKASTFASSSSSSFSSNGRDSTYDYIVIGGGTAGCPLAATLSRNFSVLVLERGGVPFTNANVSFLRNFHIGLADTSASSASQAFVSTDGVYNARARVLGGGSCINAGFYSRADAAFVKRAGWDPKLVNESYPWVEREIVHQPKLTLWQKALRDSLLEVGVRPFNGFTYDHVSGTKIGGTIFDRFGRRHTAAELLAYANPQKLRVLIYAIVQKIVFDTSGTRPRVTGVIFKDENGNQHQALLSNRKGSEVILSSGAIGSPQMLMLSGIGPKKELQRLKITLVLENEHVGKGMADNPMNTILVPSKQPIEQSLIQTVGITKMGVYVEASTGFGQSPESIHTHYGVMSDKNELFSTIPAKQRRPEATQAYIRRNKYQLHEAFNGSFILEKLAYPISRGHLSLLNTNVDDNPSVTFNYFKHPVDLQRCVEAIRLVSKVVTSKRFLNYTQCDKQNVHEMLSLSVKANINLRPKQVNDTKSMAQFCKDTVVTIWHYHGGCLVGKVVSPDRKVLGVNRLRVIDGSTFDESPGTNPQATVMMMGRYMGVKILRKRLGNKAGV, via the exons ATGTTTTGGTTTCTGCAGTCTCCAATGGCTCTCAAGCTCTTTCTCTTTGCTCTTCTTATCTCTCTCCCAACTTCTCTCTCCTCCACTGCTTCTAAAG GTAAAGAGCAGAAGCTGAAGTTCAATCCTTATAGATACACGTTCATCGATAAAGCCAGCACATTCGCATCATCTTCCTCATCGTCTTTTTCATCCAACGGTCGAGACTCCACCTACGACTACATAGTCATCGGAGGCGGAACCGCAGGCTGTCCCCTCGCCGCAACGCTGTCGCGGAACTTCAGCGTTCTTGTTCTAGAGAGAGGTGGCGTTCCGTTTACAAACGCAAACGTCTCTTTCCTCAGGAACTTCCACATAGGACTTGCTGATACGTCAGCTTCCTCTGCGTCTCAGGCGTTTGTTTCCACTGACGGCGTTTACAACGCTCGTGCTAGAGTTCTCGGCGGCGGTTCTTGTATTAATGCTGGTTTCTACTCCAGAGCCGATGCTGC GTTCGTGAAGCGAGCAGGGTGGGATCCGAAGCTAGTGAATGAGTCGTATCCATGGGTGGAGCGAGAGATCGTTCATCAACCGAAGCTAACGTTATGGCAGAAAGCTCTGAGAGACAGTCTTTTAGAAGTTGGAGTCAGACCTTTCAATGGCTTCACTTATGATCACGTCTCCGGCACCAAGATCGGCGGCACAATCTTCGATAGGTTCGGCCGTCGTCACACCGCCGCTGAGCTTCTCGCGTACGCTAACCCTCAGAAGCTCAGAGTCTTGATCTACGCCATCGTGCAAAAGATAGTCTTTGACACATCTG GAACAAGACCTAGAGTAACAGGCGTGATATTCAAAGACGAGAATGGTAATCAACACCAGGCTTTGCTCTCGAATAGAAAGGGAAGTGAAGTGATCTTGTCCAGTGGAGCCATTGGGTCACCACAGATGCTGATGTTAAGTGGGATTGGACCTAAGAAGGAGCTTCAGAGGCTGAAGATAACTTTGGTTCTAGAAAACGAGCATGTTGGGAAAGGAATGGCTGATAATCCGATGAACACCATCTTGGTGCCTTCAAAGCAGCCTATAGAGCAGTCACTTATCCAGACCGTTGGAATCACAAAGATGGGTGTGTATGTTGAAGCCAGCACTGGCTTTGGACAATCCCCTGAGAGCATTCATACTCACTATGGGGTTATGTCAGATAAG AATGAATTGTTTTCCACCATACCTGCAAAGCAGAGAAGACCAGAAGCAACACAAGCTTACATCAGAAGAAACAAATACCAACTTCATGAAGCATTCAATGGAAGTTTCATCTTGGAGAAATTAGCTTACCCAATCTCTAGAGGGCATTTGAGCTTGCTCAACACAAATGTAGATGACAACCCTTCAGTCACCTTCAACTACTTCAAACACCCGGTGGATCTCCAACGCTGCGTTGAGGCCATTCGTCTGGTTTCAAAAGTTGTGACGTCTAAACGCTTCCTAAACTACACTCAATGCGACAAGCAAAACGTACACGAGATGCTTAGCTTAAGTGTCAAGGCAAACATCAATCTAAGACCAAAGCAAGTGAACGATACCAAATCAATGGCTCAGTTCTGTAAAGATACTGTTGTCACAATATGGCACTATCATGGTGGTTGTCTTGTGGGTAAAGTTGTGAGCCCTGACCGCAAAGTTCTCGGTGTCAACAGGCTCAGAGTTATTGATGGTTCCACATTTGACGAGTCTCCTGGAACCAACCCTCAAGCCACGGTCATGATGATGGGAAG ATACATGGGAGTCAAGATTCTCCGAAAGAGACTTGGAAACAAGGCAGGTGTTTAG
- the LOC106296590 gene encoding beta-galactosidase 17 isoform X2 encodes MAKISKPSTGGHHLAFVLLLVLVAVGICVPVFALLPSLTSHQSLPPALSRDEKMMSRIFYIKDDKFWKDENPFQIIGGDLHYFRVLPEYWEDRLMRAKALGLNTIQTYVPWNLHEPKPGKMVFEGIADLVSFIKLCQKLDLLVMLRAGPYICGEWDLGGFPAWLLAVKPPLKLRTADPAYLELVERWWNVLLRKVFPLLYSNGGPVIMVQIENEYGSYGNDKAYLRNLVTMARGHLGNDIILYTTDGGTRETLEKGNVPLYNVYSAVDFSTGDDPWPIFELQRKFNAPGRSPPLSSEFYTGWLTHWGEKIAKTDAEFTAASLEKILSSNGSAVLYMVHGGTNFGFYSGANTGSEEFDYKPDLTSYDYDAPIKESGEIDNPKFKALRRVIKKYSAAPHTTTPYNTKRKAYGPIKMQRTISLFDLMAMTDPVDVITSTNPISMESAGHLFGFLVYESSYISKKSGNILRIPKVHDRAQVFVSCLSQDVDGGVLRYIGTTERWNNQPVSIPTTECTSNTSLFILVENMGRVNYGPYIFDEKGILSPVYLDGEILHGWKMIPIPFHNVNQMPHFSFKMQHTKKSSENLELTNDVGQKEPALFAGEFSINSVEEIKDTYLSFNGWGKGVAFVNKFNIGRYWPSVGPQCNLYVPAPLLKPGRNSVVIFELESPHVDLLLRSVDQEDFTCGSNYSKVNQL; translated from the exons ATGGCGAAGATAAGCAAGCCATCAACAGGAGGACATCATTTGGCTTTCGTGTTGCTTCTGGTTCTTGTGGCTGTCGGAATCTGTGTTCCTGTCTTCGCTCTTCTTCCGTCGCTGACCTCTCATCAGTCTCTGCCTCCTGCGCTAAGTCGAGACGAGAAG ATGATGTCTCGGATCTTTTATATAAAAGACGACAAGTTCTGGAAAGATGAGAATCCTTTCCAGATCATTGGTGGTGATTTGCACTACTTCCGAGTTCTTCCTGAG TACTGGGAAGATAGGCTTATGAGAGCCAAGGCTTTAGGTCTGAATACTATACAAACGTATGTTCCTTGGAATCTGCACGAACCAAAGCCTGGGAAGATGGTCTTTGAGGGCATTGCTGATCTTGTGTCCTTTATTAAGCTGTGTCAGAAACTAGATTTGCTGGTTATGCTCCGTGCTGGACCTTATATCTGTGGAG AATGGGATTTGGGCGGTTTTCCTGCTTGGTTGCTTGCTGTGAAACCACCTCTCAAACTAAGGACAGCAGATCCTGCATACCTTGAGTTG GTGGAAAGATGGTGGAATGTCTTATTGCGGAAGGTATTTCCTCTGCTTTACAGCAACGGTGGTCCTGTTATAATGGTCCAG ATTGAAAATGAATATGGGTCATATGGAAATGACAAAGCTTATCTTCGTAATCTAGTTACTATGGCTAGGGGACACCTGGGGAATGACATTATTCT GTATACAACCGATGGAGGTACAAGAGAAACACTTGAGAAAGGAAATGTCCCCTTATATAATGTCTACTCAG CTGTTGACTTCAGTACGGGTGATGACCCTTGGCCTATATTTGAATTGCAAAGGAAGTTCAATGCTCCAGGAAGATCACCTCCACTTTCTTC GGAGTTCTATACTGGTTGGCTTACGCATTGGGGCGAGAAGATTGCAAAAACAGATGCCGAATTTACAGCAGCTTCACTTGAAAAGATATTATCCAGCAATGGTTCAGCTGTGCTATAT ATGGTGCATGGAGGAACAAACTTTGGTTTCTACAGTGGAGCAAATACTGGCTCTGAAGAATTCGACTACAAACCAGATCTGACTTCCTATGATTAT GATGCTCCCATTAAGGAGTCTGGTGAGATAGATAATCCAAAATTCAAAG CTCTCCGGAGAGTGATTAAGAAGTACAGTGCTGCACCTCACACCACTACCCCCTACAATACCAAACGGAAAGCGTATGGCCCAATCAAGATGCAGAGGACAATATCTCTGTTTGATTTGATGGCTATGACAGATCCTGTAGATGTGATAACTTCCACCAACCCAATTTCTATGGAATCTGCTGGACAT TTGTTCGGATTTCTTGTATATGAATCGTCATACATTTCCAAAAAGAGTGGGAATATACTAAGAATACCCAAG GTGCATGACAGAGCTCAAGTGTTTGTTTCCTGCCTTTCCCAAGATGTTGATGGGGGAGTACTGAGATACATTGGTACAACTGAGAGATGGAACAACCAACCTGTTTCTATTCCAACTACTGAGTGTACCTCTAACACTAGCTTATTTATTCTG GTTGAAAACATGGGACGTGTAAATTACGGGCCATATATCTTTGATGAGAAG GGTATTCTGTCTCCGGTTTATCTAGATGGTGAAATTCTCCATGGATGGAAGATGATACCAATTCCTTTCCATAACGTGAATCAAATGCCACATTTCAGTTTCAAGATGCAACATACCAAAAAGAGTAGTGAGAACCTTGAGCTTACCAATG ACGTGGGTCAAAAGGAACCAGCTCTGTTTGCTGGTGAGTTCTCTATCAACAGTGTAGAAGAAATCAAAGACACTTATCTATCATTCAACGGTTGGGGCAAAGGAGTTGCGTTTGTCAATAAATTCAACATCGGAAGATATTGGCCA TCTGTTGGACCACAATGCAACCTCTACGTTCCTGCGCCACTCCTTAAGCCTGGCAGAAACTCTGTG GTGATCTTTGAGTTGGAATCTCCACATGTCGACCTTTTGCTTCGGTCAGTGGATCAGGAAGACTTCACATGCGGTTCAAATTATTCCAAAGTCAATCAGTTGTAG
- the LOC106299412 gene encoding anoctamin-like protein At1g73020, with translation MNANNGEERIVHEVAMVVPKRTREEEEEGDYVEVLVTELKKRGMVADRVVGLADEFLKVAAPLETLESAAAELHIRKPTRLGMDLPFEVQGSEAFIQQSDGSLFSWFEHFRCYQHLLYGIVNCYGHDVTLKLDGREVCWAPEESLVRKLESEGVIKQIFPLHDELKRKELLRTWALNWWNFTNQPIDKIYSYFGAKIGVYFSFLGMYTQWLLFPALLGFIVQMVDFGSLQYLVLPSFFVITTLWAALFLQFWKRKNAALLARWQINCLVGPSQGYRFLGMEWSSLPFPKELTKNLGNEKFKEKEPYQRYEWFAYRKRFSNDVFVIISIICFQLPFELAYAHTYEMITSNIIKFVLTAVYLLIIQYLTRLGGKVAVKLINREINESVEYRANSLIYKVFGLYFMQTYIGIFYHVLLHRNFMTLRQVLLQRFIITQVVWTFMYGSLSYLKYSYRKFRARKKKRSEGGPSTGKIQIASRVEKEYLKPTYSASIGVELEDGLFDDSLKLALQFGMIMMFACAFPLAFALATVSNIMDIRTTALKLLVTLQRPSPRAAATIGAWLNIWQFLVVMSICTNSALLVCLYDKEGKWKMEPGLAAILILEHILLLLKFGLSRLVPEEPAWVRANRVKNVTQAQEVYSKQLLRSSSSEFASMVKPEKDDNNKN, from the exons ATGAATGCGAACAATGGAGAGGAGCGAATCGTTCACGAGGTTGCTATGGTGGTTCCTAAGAGGACTCGAGAAGAAGAAGAAGAAGGAGACTATGTTGAAGTTTTGGTTACTGAACTAAAGAAGAGAGGGATGGTTGCTGACAGAGTCGTTGGTCTTGCTGATGAGTTTCTCAAG GTAGCAGCTCCTTTGGAGACTTTGGAAAGTGCAGCAGCAGAGCTTCATATACGTAAACCTACTCGTCTTG GAATGGATCTACCCTTTGAGGTGCAAGGGTCTGAGGCTTTCATTCAGCAATCTGATGGGTCACTGTTCAGCTGGTTTGAACATTTTCGTTGCTACCAACACCTTCTTTATGGAATT GTAAATTGTTATGGACACGACGTTACACTGAAACTTGACGGAAGAGAGGTTTGTTGGGCACCAGAAGAATCATTAGTTAGAAAGTTGGAATCAGAGGGCGTCATCAAACAAATTTTTCCTCTTCACG ATGAACTGAAGAGGAAAGAACTTCTCCGAACTTGGGCTTTAAACTGGTGGAACTTCACAAATCAACCAATTGATAAGATCTACTCTTACTTCGGTGCAAAG ATTGGAGTCTACTTTTCCTTCTTGGGAATGTATACGCAGTGGTTACTATTTCCAGCCTTACTCGGGTTTATAGTCCAGATGGTTGATTTTGG GTCATTGCAGTATCTTGTTCTCCCAAGTTTCTTTGTCATTACAACACTCTGGGCTGCCTTGTTTCTTCAGTTCTGGAAACGTAAAAACGCTGCTTTGTTAGCTAG ATGGCAGATAAACTGTTTAGTTGGTCCCAGTCAAGGATATCGATTTCTCGGAATGGAATGGAGTTCTCTTCCGTTTCCAAAGGAGCTTACAAAGAATCTAGGGAATGAGAAATTCAAAGAGAAGGAACCATATCAAAGATATGAATGGTTTGCTTATCGCAAGAGGTTTAGTAATGATGTTTTTGTTATCATAAGCATTATCTGCTTCCAACTCCCATTTGAGCTAGCGTATGCTCATACTTACGAGATGATCACATCCAATATAATAAA GTTTGTTTTGACAGCTGTCTACCTTCTAATCATTCAGTACCTCACGAGGTTGGGAGGCAAAGTGGCTGTAAAGCTGATAAATCGAGAGATCAACGAGAGTGTGGAGTATCGAGCTAACAGTTTGATTTACAAA GTTTTTGGGCTCTATTTTATGCAGACTTACATTGGTATCTTCTACCATGTTCTGTTACACCGAAACTTCATGACACTACGACAAGTATTGCTCCAACGGTTTATAATCACACAG GTTGTCTGGACCTTTATGTATGGTTCTTTGTCTTACCTTAAGTACAGCTACAGAAAGTTTAGAGCTAG GAAGAAGAAGAGAAGTGAAGGTGGACCATCAACAGGAAAAATACAAATAGCCTCAAGAGTTGAGAAGGAATACCTCAAGCCTACATATTCAGCAAGCATTGGTGTAGAACTTGAAGATGGGCTATTTGATG ATTCACTCAAGCTGGCCTTGCAGTTTGGAATGATCATGATGTTTGCTTGTGCCTTCCCTCTTGCTTTTGCCCTTGCTACAGTG AGTAATATAATGGACATAAGAACAACTGCTTTAAAGCTATTGGTCACACTGCAAAGACCTTCTCCTCGTGCCGCTGCAACCATTGGAGCTTGGTTAAACATATGGCAG TTTCTAGTAGTAATGTCCATATGCACAAACTCGGCGCTCTTGGTATGCTTATACGACAAAGAAGGAAAATGGAAGATGGAACCAGGGCTGGCTGCCATTCTCATCTTGGAACATATACTCTTGCTTCTGAAATTTGGACTATCTCGTCTTGTTCCTGAAGAACCTGCTTGGGTTAGAGCCAATCGTGTGAAGAATGTGACACAAGCACAAGAGGTTTACAGTAAACAGCTCTTGAGAAGCAGTTCTAGTGAATTTGCCTCCATGGTAAAACCTGAAAAAGACGACAACAACAAGAACTGA
- the LOC106296590 gene encoding beta-galactosidase 17 isoform X1, whose protein sequence is MLDQAYFCRRGTMAKISKPSTGGHHLAFVLLLVLVAVGICVPVFALLPSLTSHQSLPPALSRDEKMMSRIFYIKDDKFWKDENPFQIIGGDLHYFRVLPEYWEDRLMRAKALGLNTIQTYVPWNLHEPKPGKMVFEGIADLVSFIKLCQKLDLLVMLRAGPYICGEWDLGGFPAWLLAVKPPLKLRTADPAYLELVERWWNVLLRKVFPLLYSNGGPVIMVQIENEYGSYGNDKAYLRNLVTMARGHLGNDIILYTTDGGTRETLEKGNVPLYNVYSAVDFSTGDDPWPIFELQRKFNAPGRSPPLSSEFYTGWLTHWGEKIAKTDAEFTAASLEKILSSNGSAVLYMVHGGTNFGFYSGANTGSEEFDYKPDLTSYDYDAPIKESGEIDNPKFKALRRVIKKYSAAPHTTTPYNTKRKAYGPIKMQRTISLFDLMAMTDPVDVITSTNPISMESAGHLFGFLVYESSYISKKSGNILRIPKVHDRAQVFVSCLSQDVDGGVLRYIGTTERWNNQPVSIPTTECTSNTSLFILVENMGRVNYGPYIFDEKGILSPVYLDGEILHGWKMIPIPFHNVNQMPHFSFKMQHTKKSSENLELTNDVGQKEPALFAGEFSINSVEEIKDTYLSFNGWGKGVAFVNKFNIGRYWPSVGPQCNLYVPAPLLKPGRNSVVIFELESPHVDLLLRSVDQEDFTCGSNYSKVNQL, encoded by the exons ATGTTAGATCAAGCCTACTTTTGTAGAAGAGGGACGATGGCGAAGATAAGCAAGCCATCAACAGGAGGACATCATTTGGCTTTCGTGTTGCTTCTGGTTCTTGTGGCTGTCGGAATCTGTGTTCCTGTCTTCGCTCTTCTTCCGTCGCTGACCTCTCATCAGTCTCTGCCTCCTGCGCTAAGTCGAGACGAGAAG ATGATGTCTCGGATCTTTTATATAAAAGACGACAAGTTCTGGAAAGATGAGAATCCTTTCCAGATCATTGGTGGTGATTTGCACTACTTCCGAGTTCTTCCTGAG TACTGGGAAGATAGGCTTATGAGAGCCAAGGCTTTAGGTCTGAATACTATACAAACGTATGTTCCTTGGAATCTGCACGAACCAAAGCCTGGGAAGATGGTCTTTGAGGGCATTGCTGATCTTGTGTCCTTTATTAAGCTGTGTCAGAAACTAGATTTGCTGGTTATGCTCCGTGCTGGACCTTATATCTGTGGAG AATGGGATTTGGGCGGTTTTCCTGCTTGGTTGCTTGCTGTGAAACCACCTCTCAAACTAAGGACAGCAGATCCTGCATACCTTGAGTTG GTGGAAAGATGGTGGAATGTCTTATTGCGGAAGGTATTTCCTCTGCTTTACAGCAACGGTGGTCCTGTTATAATGGTCCAG ATTGAAAATGAATATGGGTCATATGGAAATGACAAAGCTTATCTTCGTAATCTAGTTACTATGGCTAGGGGACACCTGGGGAATGACATTATTCT GTATACAACCGATGGAGGTACAAGAGAAACACTTGAGAAAGGAAATGTCCCCTTATATAATGTCTACTCAG CTGTTGACTTCAGTACGGGTGATGACCCTTGGCCTATATTTGAATTGCAAAGGAAGTTCAATGCTCCAGGAAGATCACCTCCACTTTCTTC GGAGTTCTATACTGGTTGGCTTACGCATTGGGGCGAGAAGATTGCAAAAACAGATGCCGAATTTACAGCAGCTTCACTTGAAAAGATATTATCCAGCAATGGTTCAGCTGTGCTATAT ATGGTGCATGGAGGAACAAACTTTGGTTTCTACAGTGGAGCAAATACTGGCTCTGAAGAATTCGACTACAAACCAGATCTGACTTCCTATGATTAT GATGCTCCCATTAAGGAGTCTGGTGAGATAGATAATCCAAAATTCAAAG CTCTCCGGAGAGTGATTAAGAAGTACAGTGCTGCACCTCACACCACTACCCCCTACAATACCAAACGGAAAGCGTATGGCCCAATCAAGATGCAGAGGACAATATCTCTGTTTGATTTGATGGCTATGACAGATCCTGTAGATGTGATAACTTCCACCAACCCAATTTCTATGGAATCTGCTGGACAT TTGTTCGGATTTCTTGTATATGAATCGTCATACATTTCCAAAAAGAGTGGGAATATACTAAGAATACCCAAG GTGCATGACAGAGCTCAAGTGTTTGTTTCCTGCCTTTCCCAAGATGTTGATGGGGGAGTACTGAGATACATTGGTACAACTGAGAGATGGAACAACCAACCTGTTTCTATTCCAACTACTGAGTGTACCTCTAACACTAGCTTATTTATTCTG GTTGAAAACATGGGACGTGTAAATTACGGGCCATATATCTTTGATGAGAAG GGTATTCTGTCTCCGGTTTATCTAGATGGTGAAATTCTCCATGGATGGAAGATGATACCAATTCCTTTCCATAACGTGAATCAAATGCCACATTTCAGTTTCAAGATGCAACATACCAAAAAGAGTAGTGAGAACCTTGAGCTTACCAATG ACGTGGGTCAAAAGGAACCAGCTCTGTTTGCTGGTGAGTTCTCTATCAACAGTGTAGAAGAAATCAAAGACACTTATCTATCATTCAACGGTTGGGGCAAAGGAGTTGCGTTTGTCAATAAATTCAACATCGGAAGATATTGGCCA TCTGTTGGACCACAATGCAACCTCTACGTTCCTGCGCCACTCCTTAAGCCTGGCAGAAACTCTGTG GTGATCTTTGAGTTGGAATCTCCACATGTCGACCTTTTGCTTCGGTCAGTGGATCAGGAAGACTTCACATGCGGTTCAAATTATTCCAAAGTCAATCAGTTGTAG